DNA sequence from the Bdellovibrionales bacterium genome:
AATATCATGATCGGCATCCTTTCCAGGAATCGTCACGCGGACAAAAGAAGGCCCTTCGAGAACTTCGACACTCTCTTGCACCGCTACCAATGGATTATCTAGATCGATCTCGGACAAAGGCTCGGGAGTTCCCTTTGGCTTTGAAGGCAATTTAACACGGGCCTGTGTCTCCTCTTTTGAGAATAGAAACGCCGTTTCAGCTTGTATTTGAGGTTTGTCCTCTGGTCTCCTTTGAGGTCCAAGATTTTCTTGCTTTAAGACGACTTCTACTTTGGAGCAGCTGGCATCTTTGCAATCTGCGTCAATCTGATACCCCTGATCTCCTGAGCCCTCAACACTCTTTGTCCTGACGGAGGAGCGACCCAGATGACCATCAGAACGACGTTCAAGAGGAACCTCAAATTCCAATTGTCTAGAAACGCCACCATGAGGAGGGCGCATTCCAACAGAGACTTGCAGTTTCTCTGGAGTACCATCCGTTTTGGAGCCAATGACGACCCTTGCGCCCGTCAACTGGCGACTCAATTCTGGGCTAAAGAGTCTCTGGTTCATACTGCTGCGCATTTTGGTTATGATCGCTGTGTGTCCGGAGCCAGTGTACGGGACGAGCTCTGAGTCGCCAAATTCAGGGTCTTCGACAATTTTTGCGGCCCCAGTGAGTTGAGAATCCTCTGAGGGCATGGGGAGAATATTTTTCATTCCACCGGACCAATTGTCTTGACAGCTCATCAGAGGAGGCATTGCCAAAGACACAAAGGTCCAGGGGGTTACAAGGCATGCCCAGGAACCCTTTCGCTCAGCTTTTTTCGGTTGGCTATCTGACCCCTTCACGAGAAGCCTCCTTCGGTAGATTGCAAGCAAAATACAATCCAATGTTTAGTTGTAATTCCTTTGAGTTGGCGTTCTTTTGAGGCCCTAATTTGTCATTTTGGGGTCGTCGAGGTGCGGAAAAGGGCTATTCTTTGACAGGTTGGAGCCGGAGAGGCAAATTAAGTTTTTTTATGAGGTGGTTGTATGGCCTTTGAAAAGCGAACGCCCTTGTGTGAACGCCATGAGGAGCTCGGCGGAAAGATGGTAGAGTTTGCTGGCTGGCGCATGCCAGTTGAGTATTCGGGCTTGCGCAAAGAGCACGTGAATGTGCGACAGAATGTTGGTCTGTTTGATGTCTCCCACATGGGTGAGGTGAGAGTTCGAGGTCCAAAGGCCCTTGAAACTCTCGAGTGGTTGACTTCCAATTGGGTAGGAAGACTCGAGAATGGCCAGGCCCAATACTCTTTGCTGACAAATTTTGACGGCGGTGTTGTCGATGATCTCATTATCTACTGTTTAAAAAAGAACGAAGATTATTTACTTTGTGTCAATGCTTCTAATACGGATAAGGATTTCGCCTGGATTGTCGAAAATAATCGTGGGGCTGAGCTGATCAATGAGAGCTCAAAATGGGGCCAAATCGCGGTGCAAGGTCCCAGAGCCCGAGAGTTGACTTCCAGAATATTTGGAGAGCGGGTTTTTGATATTCCTCATTTTGAGTTTATTGAGTCTGCCTATCTAGATTCGAAGGTTTATATTGCACGGACAGGCTACACTGGAGAGGATGGTTTTGAAATCTTTGTGCCCTCGATTCAAACAGCTTCTCTTTGGGACAGCTTACTCAGTAAGGGTCGCGATCTTGGAGTTGCTCCCATTGGGCTTGGGGCTCGGGACACTCTGCGTACGGAGATGAAGTATCCCCTGTATGGGCATGAAATCGATGACCAGACCAATCCTTATGAAGCCGGTTTGGGTTGGGTTGTAAAGCCCGAAAAGAAGGACTTTATTGGGAGAGAACAAATTTGTGCGATTAAGGCTTCAGGACTAAAATCAAAGCTCATTGGATTCAAAATGGTGGATCGTGGGATAGCTCGACGGGGTTACAAGTTGTTTCTTTTGACAATAAGAAATCCGAGTAACAAGTGGAACGGTTTCACCCAGTCTCAATGAAAATATTGGCGTGGGTTACGTCAGGGCTGATCTGGCCGAAACCGGAACCGATTTAATGGTAGAGATAAGGGGTCGAAAGTTAAAGGCTATCATTGTTAGACACCGTTTGTGCTTTTGAAATTTTGAGCTTTGAGAAAAGCAAGGAGATGGAGAAAAATGGCCTAATCAGATTCCTGCGAAGAAAACTATTACTAAAGAACATGAATGGGCTCAGGTGGATGAAAATGTGGTCACTGTTGGTGTGACAGAGTTTGCTCAGGATCAGTTGGGTGAGATTGTCTATGTCGAGCTTCCTGAAGAAGGTGCAAAAGTAACCCAAGGCGAGCCGTTTGGAGTGATTGAAAGTGTTAAGGCTGCCAATGATCTTTACGCTCCTGTTTCGGACCGTCATTGAGTCAATGTTTATTGGGTGATGCCCTGGAACTATTAACGATGATCCAATGAATGAAGGATGGATGGTTCGAATCGAAATGGACACAGAGAAGGGCTTGCCAATTTGATGCGAGCACCCGATTATAGGGAAACTCATTAGCAAATAGAGATCGAAGGCTTTCACAGGGTTTTTGAGCAAGGAAAATTATGCCCGGGTAGAATTGGCAGACCACGCTAGACTTGGGATCTAGTGCCGTAAGGTGTGCAGGTTCAAGTCCCTGTCCCGGGTACCACGTTGACGAAGGCAAAGTCGCATCCAACTGCCAACCGTGGGGAGAGCCTAATGTTTGATTTAAAATTGATGAAATTCTATCGAGATCCAGCTTGAACAGCTCTCTGATGAGGCTATCGCGGGAATTATAGAAAATTTTATCTTACGCGAGGGAACTGACTACGGATCTGTCGAAGTGTCCGAAAGAAAATCAGAGCAAATTCGCCAACAAATTGATTGTGGGGACATGAAGATTGTTTTTGTCCAGGACTCCGAGACTATAAATTCTACTGACAAATCGCGAATTCAAATTGCTCATCAGTTCAAAGGGACCAAAATTAATTTCTTGACTCGCCTTAGGAGTTCCTCCATCCAGCCTGGGTTAAGGCCTAGGGGTTCCCCACGGTACCCTTTTGTCTCAAACAACCCGATAAAATATTATGAGTGATCTTATATTTGGCACAAGGATTTTCGATTGGAAAAATGCAGTCTTGTGCGTCGAAATCGTATCTTTAAGGTTTTCCTTGTGGAGATTTTCCCTGGGCTAATTGTCTTAGCCTTGATCGCAAGCCTGAATTTTTCTGTGACAAACTCAAATCACCAATCATTTTTGAACGAAATTTCTGAAAGAGGAGTCGTTCAATGGTCTTCGGGTAGTATTTCTAGTGAAGATGGATTTATTTTATTAAACTCGCCAGGAATGGAATGCCTCCTTTTAAAAATGGATGGCTCCCGACAGGAAATTATTCCTGGCAATCTCTGTAGAATTCTTGACGATGATGGAAGCATTGTTTCAAAAATTGTTAGTATCGAAGGTAAAGAAGAGATCATAAAATACAAAGGGAAGTCTGTTAACTGGAAGTTCCCAGCGACAGTAACGCACGATATTTCCATTTCTCCGATAGATCAATCCATCTGGGCCAAGGACTTGATCTTGATAAGACTGGAAGTCAAACGGTAAAAGTAGATTATATTCTTGGTCTAAGTTCCCAGGGTAAAGAAATTTTTCGCTGGAGTATGGCAGAGCACCTCAATGAACTTTCTAAACTTCTAGGCAGGCTAGTAGCTCCTTACACTTCTGGAAAGGGAACTCCAGAAGAGGGGTTTCTCAATGTCACTCATATGAACGCAGTCCAGATAATTCCGCCCAACGAACTGGAAAGCTCACATCCACAATTTTCCGCTGGGAATATTCTCACGACAGATCACCAGAACGGCGTCGCTTTTATTATTGACCGGAAGACTCTGCATATTGTTTGGGTTCATAAGGGTGCGCAGGTGGGCTTGCATACGCCTCGCTGGTTGGAAAATGGGCATATTTTGATGTTCTCTAACATTGTAAAAACGACAATCAAGCCCGCATCATGGGTACTTGAAATTGATCCGATCACCCATCAGACGGTTTGGGCTTTCACAGAAAAGCCTAGTGGTGAATGTGTTGTGATCGATTTGGATCAGCACAGAGACTAAGAAATGGAAACACCCTAATTTCTTACGGTTGTAAACAGAGCTCCATCATCGAAGTGACCCCGCAAGGTTCTGTGGTGTGGAAATGGCGCGCCTCCATAGGAAAGGAAAAATTCGATATACCTAACCAGATTTACCGTGCGGAGTGGTTGCCAAAGGAGATAGTTCAGTCTTTTTTTTCAAGCCAAAATTGAATTCCCACCATCGCTGAAGCTGCTTCAGCTATCAAGGATCCGAATGCAAAAGGTGCGGTACTCTAGAAGTTCATTTTGCTGATTCGTCAAGGTTGTCAGCTTCGGATACACCATCATACGCCTTCCCTTTCCATGTCATTCAGTTTAGAACTGATGATATGTCATTGATCATAGTACGATTCTTAGCATTTGGTGCCATGAGCTATATCGGTTCAAATTCTGTTCCGGGTATCACTTCTTGAAAATTCTCCTCATTCAGCCTCCCATTCAGGATTTTTATGAGACCCAGTTGCGCTTGCAGCCAATAGGATAGCGTATCTCAACGCTGCCCTTCAGAAGCATCATCCAGA
Encoded proteins:
- a CDS encoding YheU family protein → MEIQLEQLSDEAIAGIIENFILREGTDYGSVEVSERKSEQIRQQIDCGDMKIVFVQDSETINSTDKSRIQIAHQFKGTKINFLTRLRSSSIQPGLRPRGSPRYPFVSNNPIKYYE